Proteins encoded in a region of the Roseateles sp. SL47 genome:
- the hemE gene encoding uroporphyrinogen decarboxylase has translation MSAPLQNDTFLRACLRQPTDYTPVWLMRQAGRYLPEYRATREKAGSFMGLATNKDYATEVTLQPLERYPLDAAILFSDILTVPDAMGLGLSFAAGEGPKFAKQVRDEAAVAELAVPDMNRLRYVFDAVSSIRQALNGRVPLIGFSGSPWTLACYMVEGGGSDDYRHVKSLMYARPDLMHRILSINADAVSAYLNAQIEAGAQAVMVFDSWGGVLADGAFQRFSLDYSRRVLAQLKTEHEGRQVPRLLFTKGGGLWLDEIGNAGADVVGLDWTVNLGQARQRLHDRVAFQGNLDPNVLFAPPDVVRAEARAVLDSFGRPQRTDGGWGGHIFNLGHGISQFTPPDHVAELVDEVHRHSRLLRQPV, from the coding sequence ATGAGCGCCCCCCTTCAGAACGACACCTTCCTGCGCGCATGCCTGCGCCAGCCCACGGACTACACGCCGGTCTGGCTGATGCGCCAGGCGGGCCGCTACCTGCCGGAGTACCGCGCCACCCGCGAAAAGGCTGGCAGCTTCATGGGCTTGGCCACCAACAAGGACTACGCCACCGAAGTCACCTTGCAGCCGCTGGAGCGTTATCCGCTGGATGCCGCCATTCTGTTCAGCGACATCCTCACCGTGCCGGACGCGATGGGCCTGGGCCTGAGCTTTGCGGCCGGGGAGGGCCCCAAGTTCGCCAAACAGGTGCGGGACGAAGCCGCTGTGGCCGAACTCGCGGTGCCGGACATGAACCGCTTGCGGTACGTGTTTGATGCGGTGAGCTCCATCCGCCAGGCCCTGAACGGCCGTGTCCCCCTCATCGGTTTCTCGGGCAGCCCGTGGACACTGGCCTGCTACATGGTGGAGGGCGGCGGTTCGGACGACTACCGCCATGTGAAGAGCCTGATGTATGCGCGCCCGGATCTGATGCACCGCATCCTGTCCATCAATGCGGATGCTGTCTCGGCTTATCTGAATGCGCAAATCGAGGCCGGTGCCCAGGCGGTGATGGTGTTTGATTCCTGGGGCGGGGTGCTGGCCGATGGCGCCTTCCAGCGCTTCAGCCTGGACTACTCACGCCGTGTCCTGGCGCAGCTCAAGACGGAACATGAAGGCCGCCAGGTGCCGCGCCTGCTGTTCACCAAGGGCGGTGGACTGTGGCTGGATGAGATCGGCAACGCTGGCGCCGATGTGGTGGGCCTGGACTGGACGGTGAATCTGGGCCAGGCTCGGCAGCGCCTGCACGACCGCGTGGCCTTCCAGGGCAACCTGGATCCGAATGTGCTGTTTGCGCCGCCGGACGTGGTGCGTGCAGAAGCCCGTGCGGTGCTGGACAGCTTCGGCCGCCCGCAGCGCACTGACGGGGGGTGGGGTGGGCACATCTTCAACCTGGGCCACGGGATCAGCCAGTTCACACCGCCGGACCATGTGGCCGAGCTGGTGGACGAAGTGCATCGTCACTCCCGGTTGCTGCGTCAGCCGGTTTGA
- a CDS encoding LemA family protein, with product MVLSAPLLLSGCGYNEFQNLDEQVNASWSEVLSQYQRRSDLIPNIVNTVKGEANFEQETLTRVVEARAKATSIQVTPELAKDPEALKRFQAAQGELSGALSRLLAVSEAYPTLQSNQGFRDLRVQLEGTENRITVARNRYIKSVQEYNGLTRRFPTNFTAKVFGYEVKPNFTVQNEAAISAPPTVNFDKPATTAPNAGSTAAPAATPATPASSPLSLPAPGAAPASR from the coding sequence TTGGTGCTCAGCGCCCCGCTGCTGCTCAGCGGCTGCGGCTACAACGAATTCCAGAACCTGGATGAACAGGTGAATGCCAGTTGGTCGGAGGTGCTGAGCCAATATCAGCGCCGCAGCGACCTCATCCCCAACATCGTCAACACCGTCAAGGGCGAGGCCAACTTCGAGCAGGAAACGCTCACCCGCGTGGTGGAAGCCCGCGCCAAGGCCACCAGCATCCAGGTCACCCCGGAGCTGGCCAAAGACCCAGAAGCGCTCAAGCGCTTCCAGGCGGCGCAAGGCGAACTCTCCGGCGCGCTCAGCCGCCTGCTGGCGGTGAGCGAGGCGTATCCAACGCTGCAGTCCAACCAGGGCTTCCGCGACCTGCGGGTGCAGCTGGAAGGCACGGAAAACCGCATTACCGTGGCCCGCAATCGCTACATCAAGTCGGTGCAGGAGTACAACGGGCTGACACGACGCTTCCCGACCAACTTCACCGCCAAGGTGTTTGGTTATGAAGTGAAGCCCAACTTCACGGTGCAGAACGAAGCGGCGATCTCGGCCCCGCCGACCGTCAACTTCGACAAGCCCGCGACGACCGCACCGAATGCGGGGTCCACCGCTGCTCCGGCCGCCACTCCGGCGACACCCGCCTCCTCCCCCCTGAGCCTGCCGGCCCCGGGCGCCGCTCCGGCCTCGCGCTAA
- a CDS encoding YfbM family protein, with product MGMVGCFAAVSPESLGELKDNPDEIESYIYPNDGEDEPPNYLDVDKAWHGIHFMLTGSADGGEEPLSWAVLGGEEVGEDMGYGPVRLLTPQQVKAVAAALAALSEDGFRSRFAPQEMEAAGIYPDVIWVRDGQEALDYVLENYRQLVVFYSEAAARGDGAILWLS from the coding sequence ATGGGAATGGTTGGTTGTTTCGCCGCCGTAAGTCCAGAAAGTTTGGGCGAGCTCAAAGACAACCCGGATGAAATCGAGAGCTATATCTACCCGAACGATGGCGAAGACGAACCGCCGAACTACCTCGACGTCGACAAAGCGTGGCACGGCATTCATTTCATGTTGACTGGTTCCGCCGACGGCGGAGAAGAGCCGCTTTCGTGGGCGGTTCTTGGCGGAGAGGAGGTCGGAGAGGATATGGGTTATGGTCCTGTCCGCCTTCTCACGCCTCAGCAAGTAAAAGCAGTTGCGGCTGCGTTAGCCGCTCTAAGCGAGGACGGTTTTCGAAGCAGGTTCGCGCCCCAGGAAATGGAAGCAGCCGGAATTTACCCCGATGTAATCTGGGTTCGCGACGGCCAAGAGGCACTTGATTACGTTCTAGAAAATTATCGACAACTGGTCGTGTTCTACTCGGAAGCGGCAGCGCGCGGCGACGGAGCGATTCTTTGGCTTTCCTGA
- the istA gene encoding IS21 family transposase, with translation MPTPRIHMRQLRQTLRLHLESGLSMRECSRVLGIAKTTVNSIVMKARAARVDWAIAQTLDDAALEARLYGPPVPRASTQLEPDFALVHQELKRPGVTLQLLWEEYQRSLADAGSQAYKYTSFCVKYRTWVTGLKRSMRQVHPAGERLFIDYAGQTVPLIDAATGEISAAQIFVAVLGASNYTFACATPTQTAADWVGAIMDALEFMGGVPRLIVPDQARALIARPDRYETTPGRLVEEFCDHYDVAMLPARPAHPRDKPKVEVGVQIVERWILARLRHRRFFTLAELNAAIRVLLVDLNQRPFKKLPGCRASAFAALDRPVLKPLPAARMPIARFKRARVNIDYHVELDGHYYSVPHRLVREQVELRVTSTTVEILSRQQRVAVHAYSERRGAHTTAPEHMPASHRAHREWTPAKLLAWGERIGEATAAVVRWQMEHRPHPEQGYRSCLGLQSLARRFGHERLEAACVRAMAIRSPTYQSIKSILTTGLDRQAASAPATQAALPLHDNVRGPDYYH, from the coding sequence ATGCCCACCCCCAGGATTCACATGCGCCAACTACGTCAAACCCTTCGACTGCACCTGGAATCGGGCCTGAGCATGCGCGAGTGCTCGCGCGTTCTGGGCATCGCCAAGACGACCGTCAACAGCATCGTCATGAAGGCCCGCGCCGCCAGAGTGGATTGGGCCATCGCTCAGACCTTGGACGATGCTGCCCTGGAAGCCCGCCTGTACGGCCCGCCCGTGCCGCGTGCGAGCACCCAGCTCGAACCCGACTTCGCCCTCGTCCACCAGGAACTCAAGCGCCCCGGCGTCACCCTGCAACTGCTCTGGGAGGAGTACCAGCGCAGCCTGGCCGACGCCGGCTCGCAAGCCTACAAGTACACCAGCTTCTGCGTGAAGTACCGTACCTGGGTGACCGGCCTCAAGCGCTCGATGCGCCAGGTCCACCCAGCCGGCGAGCGTCTGTTCATCGACTACGCCGGCCAGACCGTGCCGCTGATCGACGCTGCCACCGGCGAGATCAGTGCCGCCCAGATCTTCGTGGCCGTGCTCGGCGCCTCGAACTACACCTTTGCCTGTGCCACCCCGACGCAGACTGCCGCCGACTGGGTCGGTGCCATCATGGACGCACTGGAGTTCATGGGTGGCGTGCCCCGGCTGATCGTGCCGGACCAGGCTCGGGCCCTGATTGCCCGGCCGGACCGGTACGAAACCACGCCCGGCCGCCTGGTCGAGGAGTTCTGCGACCACTATGACGTGGCGATGCTGCCGGCTCGGCCCGCTCACCCCCGCGACAAGCCCAAGGTGGAGGTTGGCGTGCAGATCGTCGAGCGCTGGATTCTGGCGCGGCTGCGGCATCGACGCTTCTTCACCCTGGCCGAGCTCAACGCCGCCATCCGGGTCTTGCTGGTCGATCTGAACCAACGCCCGTTCAAGAAGCTGCCCGGCTGCCGGGCCAGCGCCTTCGCGGCCCTGGACCGACCTGTGCTCAAGCCGCTGCCGGCGGCCCGCATGCCCATCGCCCGCTTCAAACGCGCCCGCGTCAATATCGACTACCACGTCGAGCTCGATGGCCATTACTACAGCGTGCCGCACCGGCTGGTGCGCGAGCAGGTCGAGTTGCGCGTCACCTCGACCACGGTGGAGATCCTCAGCCGTCAGCAACGCGTGGCCGTGCACGCCTACAGCGAGCGGCGTGGCGCCCACACGACGGCACCGGAGCACATGCCCGCTTCGCACCGCGCCCACCGGGAATGGACGCCGGCCAAGCTCCTGGCCTGGGGGGAGCGCATCGGCGAGGCCACTGCCGCCGTGGTGCGCTGGCAGATGGAGCACCGGCCGCACCCCGAGCAGGGCTACCGATCCTGCCTCGGCCTGCAGAGCTTGGCGCGGCGATTCGGCCATGAGCGGCTGGAAGCGGCCTGCGTTCGCGCCATGGCGATCCGCTCACCGACCTATCAGAGCATCAAGTCGATCCTCACCACCGGGCTGGACCGGCAAGCCGCGTCGGCTCCAGCCACACAAGCCGCCCTGCCGCTGCACGACAACGTGCGCGGCCCCGATTACTACCATTGA
- a CDS encoding primosomal protein N', whose translation MAEPDTSGWGRVSVAVDAPQHSGLTGPLDYLGPQDLTPGTLVQVGLGRRNTLGIVWDPPKAQDVPEDALPEDQLRPVGEALDALPALSAPWRRLLDFAAAYYQRSVGELALAVLPPQLRELDAKQLAARLKKLDKAEAAAQTVPHPDDGAPVRPDLTAQQQAALDAVRALAAEATPPPALLWGLTGSGKTEIYLRAAEDALAQGRQVLVLVPEINLTPQLEARFAARFAGHSIVSLHSALTPAQRLRHWLSAHLGRAQLVLGTRLAVFASLPRLGLVVVDEEHDPSYKQQDGARYSARDLAVYRGHLERIPVLLGSATPSLESWQHALAGRYRRIDLTERIGGGELPKVRLFDMNRLERKKGVTTALSVPLLDALRKRLARGEQSLVFLNRRGYAPVLHCDQCNWKSDCPHCSAHQVFHREDRTLRCHHCGVSQRVPRACPSCGNPDIAPLGRGTERLEEQLAEALPGARIARIDADTTRLKGSLEAQLSAVHDGDVDVLVGTQMVAKGHDFRRITLVAAVNPDGALFSNDFRAPERLFSLLMQVGGRAGRDAAQASTSELWVQTWYPDHALYQSLQRHDYEAFASSQLGERMSAGLPPFAHLALVRAEGRTVEVAREFLEAAQARAQESPLAMGLLLYPPVPMAVARVANVERFQMLIEAGHRGQLQRFLREWLPCLHGLRKQHKGLLRWAVDIDPMVI comes from the coding sequence ATGGCTGAGCCTGACACCTCGGGCTGGGGCCGGGTGAGCGTGGCCGTGGACGCGCCGCAGCACAGCGGCCTGACGGGGCCGCTGGACTACCTGGGTCCGCAAGACCTGACGCCGGGCACGCTGGTGCAGGTGGGCCTGGGTCGACGCAACACCTTGGGCATTGTCTGGGACCCACCCAAGGCTCAGGATGTGCCGGAAGACGCGCTGCCCGAAGACCAACTGCGTCCGGTGGGGGAGGCTCTCGACGCGTTGCCGGCTCTGTCGGCACCCTGGCGCCGATTACTGGACTTTGCCGCGGCTTACTACCAGCGCAGCGTGGGCGAACTGGCGCTGGCCGTGCTTCCGCCCCAACTGCGTGAGCTGGACGCCAAACAACTGGCCGCCCGCCTGAAGAAACTGGACAAGGCCGAAGCCGCTGCACAAACCGTCCCTCATCCTGATGATGGCGCGCCCGTCCGCCCGGACCTCACGGCCCAACAGCAGGCGGCGCTGGACGCGGTGCGCGCGCTGGCGGCCGAAGCCACGCCGCCGCCAGCCCTGCTGTGGGGGCTCACCGGTAGCGGCAAGACCGAGATCTATCTGCGCGCCGCCGAAGACGCGTTGGCCCAGGGCCGGCAGGTGCTGGTGCTGGTGCCGGAGATCAACCTCACGCCACAGCTCGAAGCCCGTTTTGCCGCGCGCTTCGCTGGGCACAGCATCGTTTCGCTGCATAGCGCGCTCACACCGGCCCAGCGCCTGCGCCACTGGCTGAGTGCCCACCTGGGCCGGGCGCAGCTGGTGCTGGGCACCCGGCTGGCCGTGTTTGCTTCCCTGCCGCGCCTGGGGCTGGTGGTGGTCGATGAAGAACATGACCCCTCCTACAAACAGCAGGACGGTGCCCGTTATTCCGCCCGGGATCTCGCCGTGTACCGAGGTCATCTGGAACGCATCCCGGTGCTGCTGGGCTCGGCCACACCGTCACTGGAGAGCTGGCAGCATGCGCTGGCGGGGCGCTATCGGCGTATCGACCTGACCGAACGTATCGGCGGCGGCGAACTGCCCAAGGTCCGCCTGTTCGACATGAACCGGCTGGAGCGCAAGAAGGGCGTGACCACGGCTTTGTCAGTGCCGCTGCTGGATGCGTTGCGCAAGCGGCTGGCGCGTGGCGAGCAGAGCCTGGTGTTCCTGAATCGGCGCGGTTATGCCCCGGTGCTGCATTGCGACCAATGCAACTGGAAAAGTGACTGCCCCCATTGCAGTGCCCATCAGGTGTTCCACCGCGAAGACCGCACGCTGCGCTGCCACCATTGCGGTGTCTCGCAGCGGGTGCCGCGCGCCTGCCCCTCCTGCGGCAACCCGGACATTGCCCCGCTGGGCCGTGGCACGGAGCGGCTGGAGGAGCAATTGGCGGAGGCGCTACCGGGCGCCCGTATCGCCCGCATTGATGCGGACACCACGCGGCTCAAAGGCAGCCTGGAAGCCCAGCTCAGTGCCGTGCATGACGGCGATGTGGATGTGCTGGTGGGCACCCAGATGGTGGCCAAGGGGCATGACTTCCGCCGCATCACGCTGGTGGCGGCAGTGAATCCGGACGGTGCTCTGTTCAGCAATGACTTCCGGGCGCCGGAGCGCTTGTTCTCGTTGCTGATGCAGGTGGGGGGACGCGCCGGGCGGGATGCGGCTCAGGCGTCCACCAGCGAGCTGTGGGTGCAGACCTGGTATCCAGACCATGCGCTTTATCAGTCGCTGCAGCGGCACGACTATGAAGCCTTTGCGAGCAGCCAATTGGGCGAGCGCATGTCCGCCGGCCTGCCGCCGTTTGCGCATCTGGCGCTGGTGCGGGCGGAGGGGCGCACGGTGGAGGTGGCACGGGAGTTTCTGGAGGCGGCGCAGGCGAGGGCGCAGGAGTCGCCCTTGGCCATGGGGTTGCTGCTATATCCACCGGTGCCGATGGCGGTGGCGCGTGTGGCCAATGTGGAACGGTTTCAGATGCTGATTGAGGCCGGGCACCGAGGGCAGTTGCAGCGCTTCCTGAGGGAATGGCTGCCTTGCTTGCATGGGCTGCGGAAACAGCACAAGGGGCTGCTGCGTTGGGCGGTGGATATTGATCCGATGGTGATTTGA
- a CDS encoding DUF4124 domain-containing protein produces the protein MRAKMAPPPRTDSPREGIPLKTTTAFVAGLWLSLPVLASANVYRCANAQGAVAYQSQPCADTDASRKLEIDSHHGSAASPAAPRLISPELGSAPAPSGLKTRSAPSDNRTIDSKPVMSAPALKPQGSSQSAASASGPTDMSQWGAQADTLVVSAYEFTARATQVVVDHPARPVLLVLSSYNGTHWQVQVQPGTRLLGIVVGSYEDQSVVSGPPQVPVVTDQVPYAYEADNIKFRSLMRRLNVRYGVTQVTALRGSYRMPGTITLRGPFVLDPSLTLVGTKPQPTTLKMNFALLSVDGRRLPWTNTGPGEGKRFTGIVRGGGVWARSKGAPAAVRDDGAEAYELDGNGGDLVWLPKGFSGPKQKVEVPKSLPPLSWGSAMAWDQTKGVLSLVSFGGEGYFYRYDTRRREWLGATSLRNRDLTGLAHDSRTGRYVGISNAAELLVFNERGEVDEVLALRDQLTDLGSVYDRGNERLDSLSVAIQGTIVSIINIRDNTVTHIWTYDLSTRKARLTYKATEA, from the coding sequence ATGCGGGCAAAGATGGCTCCGCCTCCGAGAACCGATTCGCCCAGGGAGGGCATTCCATTGAAAACGACCACTGCCTTCGTGGCCGGCCTTTGGCTGAGTCTGCCCGTCTTGGCATCCGCCAACGTCTACCGATGCGCCAATGCCCAGGGCGCGGTGGCCTACCAGTCGCAACCTTGCGCCGACACGGATGCGAGCCGCAAGCTGGAGATTGATTCGCACCATGGATCCGCAGCTTCGCCTGCGGCGCCTCGTCTGATCTCGCCGGAGCTGGGAAGCGCGCCGGCGCCCTCCGGCTTGAAGACACGAAGCGCGCCGTCCGACAACAGGACGATCGATTCGAAGCCGGTGATGTCAGCGCCTGCGCTCAAACCGCAGGGATCGTCGCAATCGGCGGCTTCCGCCAGCGGGCCGACCGACATGTCGCAATGGGGCGCTCAAGCGGACACACTGGTCGTCTCGGCCTACGAGTTCACCGCCAGAGCCACGCAGGTGGTTGTCGACCATCCGGCACGTCCCGTGCTGTTGGTCCTTAGCAGCTACAACGGGACCCATTGGCAGGTGCAGGTTCAGCCGGGGACCCGACTGCTGGGGATCGTCGTGGGCTCGTATGAAGATCAAAGTGTCGTGAGCGGGCCGCCGCAGGTGCCTGTGGTCACGGATCAGGTGCCCTATGCCTATGAAGCCGACAACATCAAGTTCCGGAGCTTGATGCGCCGGCTGAACGTCCGCTATGGGGTGACGCAGGTGACGGCTTTGAGAGGTAGCTATCGCATGCCGGGAACGATCACGCTGCGCGGACCGTTCGTGCTTGATCCTTCGCTGACCCTGGTCGGCACCAAGCCTCAGCCGACCACGCTGAAGATGAACTTCGCGCTCCTGAGCGTGGACGGGCGTCGGCTGCCCTGGACCAACACTGGCCCAGGTGAGGGCAAGCGATTCACGGGCATCGTGCGTGGCGGCGGCGTCTGGGCGCGGAGCAAGGGCGCACCGGCAGCTGTGCGCGACGATGGCGCCGAGGCGTACGAGCTGGACGGCAACGGAGGCGATCTGGTGTGGCTCCCCAAGGGTTTCTCCGGGCCGAAGCAGAAGGTGGAGGTCCCCAAGTCGCTGCCGCCGCTGTCCTGGGGCTCCGCAATGGCCTGGGATCAGACAAAGGGGGTGCTGAGCCTGGTGTCATTCGGCGGCGAAGGCTATTTCTATCGCTACGACACGCGCCGCCGCGAATGGCTGGGGGCCACCTCCCTGAGAAATCGGGACTTGACGGGGCTCGCCCACGATTCGCGTACGGGCCGTTACGTCGGCATTTCGAACGCGGCGGAACTGCTCGTCTTCAATGAGCGAGGGGAGGTGGACGAGGTGCTTGCGCTGCGCGATCAGCTCACAGACCTCGGCAGCGTCTATGACCGCGGAAACGAGCGGTTGGACAGCCTCTCCGTGGCCATTCAGGGAACGATCGTCAGCATCATCAACATCCGCGACAACACGGTCACCCACATCTGGACGTACGACCTGAGCACCCGCAAGGCGCGGCTGACTTATAAGGCCACGGAAGCTTGA
- a CDS encoding DUF6794 domain-containing protein encodes MSRFIAPVLALLISALCFSGSAGAEEQELPPEKWPLTVSATVKDLLTRMSAESKATVKDTKKEDLILFHHGWGTGIRNYYGLWRGNQKLIQSACGKPCHPDDASMIIIEAVWAELQK; translated from the coding sequence ATGTCGCGCTTTATCGCCCCTGTGCTCGCATTACTCATTTCTGCACTTTGCTTCTCCGGAAGCGCAGGAGCAGAAGAACAGGAGTTGCCGCCTGAGAAGTGGCCGTTGACCGTGTCCGCGACTGTGAAAGACCTCTTAACTCGAATGTCGGCTGAATCCAAGGCTACGGTTAAGGACACGAAGAAGGAGGATTTGATCCTGTTCCATCATGGCTGGGGTACGGGCATTCGAAATTACTACGGCCTTTGGCGCGGCAATCAGAAACTCATCCAATCTGCCTGCGGGAAGCCGTGTCATCCGGATGATGCGTCAATGATCATCATCGAGGCCGTATGGGCGGAGCTGCAAAAATGA
- a CDS encoding DMP19 family protein has translation MSLVDRVYKQDGGFDALPRGDQLYYLVNVLSGEVHNGGFDQFFSNSSGERYLETVAALNELGASSVEGLLQEAKHVLFGESDVPAGQMERYHLMATSSTERPDYAAVVARLDQLDKEFYDMANDVGALLSRIAEVHGLYPPSDAQRSH, from the coding sequence ATGTCGCTCGTTGATCGCGTCTACAAGCAGGACGGAGGTTTTGATGCGCTCCCAAGAGGCGACCAGCTGTACTACCTCGTGAACGTTCTGAGCGGAGAGGTCCACAACGGCGGCTTTGATCAGTTCTTTTCCAACTCAAGTGGCGAGCGATATCTTGAAACCGTTGCCGCGCTCAATGAACTCGGTGCCTCTTCCGTCGAAGGCTTGCTTCAAGAAGCCAAGCACGTTCTGTTTGGAGAGTCCGACGTGCCCGCAGGCCAAATGGAGCGCTATCACTTGATGGCCACGTCATCCACGGAGCGGCCTGACTACGCAGCGGTTGTGGCAAGGCTTGACCAGCTCGACAAGGAGTTTTACGACATGGCCAATGACGTCGGCGCGCTTCTGTCGCGCATTGCAGAGGTGCATGGCCTTTACCCACCGAGCGACGCGCAACGCTCACATTGA
- a CDS encoding DUF2199 domain-containing protein, with translation MAIFAFTCTCCGRLHEGSPSVAYSSPWHYSQLTDDEKTSLAKIDSDLCRISSGDQTDYFVRCVLEIPIHGVDDPFIWGVWSSLSEKSFRRYVETYNEPVNGDVRISAIPDSHFSVMADSVSN, from the coding sequence ATGGCCATCTTCGCTTTCACCTGCACATGCTGCGGCAGGCTCCACGAAGGCTCGCCGAGCGTCGCTTACTCCAGTCCGTGGCATTACTCGCAATTGACCGATGACGAGAAGACTTCTCTGGCAAAGATCGACAGCGACTTATGCAGGATTTCCTCCGGCGACCAGACCGACTACTTCGTCCGGTGCGTCCTGGAGATTCCGATCCACGGCGTCGACGATCCATTTATTTGGGGCGTGTGGTCATCGCTGAGTGAGAAGAGTTTTCGGCGCTACGTCGAGACGTACAACGAGCCGGTCAACGGAGACGTGCGGATTTCAGCGATCCCGGACAGTCATTTCAGCGTGATGGCGGACAGCGTTTCAAACTGA
- the istB gene encoding IS21-like element helper ATPase IstB, with translation MLNEHTLDQLRGLRLDGMVNALADDAIRTAAAELSFEERLAMLVQREVDWRDGKRLARLLKAAKLKVSSACIEDINWRGSRGLDRSLITQLAGCDWLRHGHNVLLTGATGCGKTWLACALAQQAARQGFAVLYTRAPRLLEELRVAHGDGSFSRRLAQLARIDLLVIDDFAIAPITAADRNDLLELLDDRVGSRSTLITSQLPVSSWHEWLDDPTLADAILDRIVHSAHKIALKGESLRKKQDPA, from the coding sequence TTGCTCAACGAACATACCCTGGATCAACTGCGCGGCCTGCGCCTGGACGGCATGGTGAACGCGCTGGCCGATGACGCCATACGCACGGCGGCGGCCGAGTTGTCCTTCGAGGAGCGGCTGGCCATGTTGGTGCAGCGCGAGGTTGACTGGCGCGACGGCAAACGCCTGGCCCGGCTGCTCAAGGCCGCCAAACTCAAGGTCAGCAGCGCCTGCATCGAGGACATCAACTGGCGCGGCTCGCGCGGCCTGGATCGCAGCCTCATCACCCAACTGGCGGGCTGCGACTGGCTGCGCCACGGCCACAACGTGCTGCTCACCGGGGCCACCGGTTGCGGCAAGACCTGGCTGGCATGCGCACTGGCTCAGCAGGCGGCTCGCCAGGGATTCGCCGTGCTGTACACACGGGCGCCTCGCTTGCTGGAGGAACTCCGGGTCGCGCACGGCGATGGTTCCTTCAGCCGGCGCCTGGCGCAACTGGCGCGCATCGACTTGTTGGTCATTGATGACTTCGCCATTGCGCCGATCACGGCGGCCGACCGCAACGACCTGCTGGAGCTGCTCGACGACCGGGTCGGCAGCCGCTCGACTCTCATCACCAGCCAGTTGCCGGTCTCCAGCTGGCACGAGTGGCTGGACGATCCGACCCTGGCTGACGCCATCCTCGACCGCATCGTTCACTCGGCCCACAAGATCGCGCTCAAAGGCGAGTCGCTGCGCAAGAAACAGGACCCGGCATGA
- a CDS encoding DUF2199 domain-containing protein, translating to MRRDVFFGYLCNNLPGYPDTIPLAADVQVQLGNERPKLRLHHSKADDHPLVLDQMHGITVARAQELAEHVHRGG from the coding sequence ATACGCAGAGACGTATTCTTCGGCTACCTTTGCAATAACCTGCCAGGCTATCCCGACACGATCCCCCTTGCAGCGGACGTCCAAGTGCAGCTTGGCAATGAGCGCCCAAAGCTGCGTCTACATCACAGCAAGGCCGATGACCATCCACTCGTGTTGGACCAAATGCACGGCATCACGGTCGCGAGGGCGCAGGAGCTTGCCGAGCACGTCCACCGTGGGGGCTAA